A stretch of Limanda limanda chromosome 7, fLimLim1.1, whole genome shotgun sequence DNA encodes these proteins:
- the b4galt5 gene encoding beta-1,4-galactosyltransferase 5: MMPTHLRFRRRILGLIFLFSLSTTALYFIYSAPGIVNEYVFAVQARGIQIRENVKYIGSQVLEQVVRGAYSVNGTDYTYDFNLSDSDGPPPTYLPQGFTYLPSEVCPARLPSMKGRLQVNMSEVSLEEVERSLLEKEPSIAPGGYWKPHDCLPRWKVAILVPFRNRHEHLPILLRHLVPVLQKQRLQFAFYVVEQGGTEPFNRAMLFNVGYKEAMKDLDWDCLVFHDVDHLMENDRNYYGCTGMPRHFAVKLDKYSYMLPYNEFFGGVSGMTAKQLKKINGFPNAFWGWGGEDDDLWNRVQFANFTVSRPRGEQGRYMSIPHHHRGEVQFLGRYSLLRHSKERQKVDGLNNLNYSPSLSRRPLYTNITVSLSRKLAPVAVY, encoded by the exons ATGATGCCGACACATCTGCGGTTCCGGAGAAGGATTTTAGGGCTCATTTTCCTCTTCTCGCTGTCCACCACCGCATTGTACTTCATCTACTCCGCCCCCGGAATCG TGAATGAGTATGTGTTCGCGGTCCAAGCCCGAGGGATCCAGatcagagaaaatgtgaaatacatCGGGTCACAGGTACTGGAGCAGGTGGTGAGAGGGGCATACAGCGTCAATGGCACAG ATTATACCTACGATTTCAACTTGAGCGATAGCGATGGTCCTCCCCCAACATACCTCCCCCAGGGCTTCACCTACCTCCCATCTGAGGTTTGTCCTGCCAGGCTTCCCTCCATGA agggCAGGTTGCAGGTGAACATGAGTGAGGTGtcgctggaggaggtggagagatcCTTGCTAGAGAAGGAGCCAAGCATTGCCCCAGGAGGCTACTGGAAGCCCCACGATTGTTTACCTCGCTGGAAG GTGGCAATCCTCGTCCCATTTAGAAACAGACACGAACACTTACCAATCCTCCTGAGACACCTGGTGCCAGTGCTGCAGAAACAGAGACTCCAGTTCGCCTTTTATGTCGTAGAGCAG gGGGGCACTGAGCCATTTAACCGAGCCATGTTGTTCAACGTGGGCTACAAGGAGGCTATGAAGGACCTGGACTGGGACTGTCTCGTCTTCCACGACGTGGACCACCTCATGGAGAACGACAGGAACTACTACGGCTGCACAGGCATGCCCCGTCACTTTGCGGTCAAACTCGACAAGTACTCTTACAT GCTTCCATATAACGAGTTCTTCGGCGGTGTCAGTGGCATGACGGCGAAGCAGCTCAAGAAGATTAATGGATTTCCTAATGCGTTCTGGGGCTGGGGAGGAGAGGACGATGACCTCTGGAATAG GGTACAGTTTGCCAATTTCACAGTGAGTAGACCGCGGGGAGAGCAGGGACGCTACATGTCCATTCCACATCACCATCGCGGGGAAGTCCAGTTCCTGGGAAG gtaCAGTCTACTACGCCACTcaaaggagagacagaaagtggaTGGTCTTAACAACCTCAACTACTCCCCCTCGTTGTCCAGGAGGCCTCTCTACACCAACATCACAGTCAGCTTGAGCAGAAAGCTTGCACCCGTAGCCGTCTACTAA